TGAACGACGTCACCGTCTCCGGCTCGGACGCGAAGGAATCGGCGGTCGTCGAGGTGCTGAGGACCCTGGGCGCCAGAGTCGAGATCGGGCATACGGCGGACAACCTCGGCGAGGCCGACACCCTCGTCATCTCCTCGGCCATTCGGCGGGACAATCCCGAACTCGTCGAAGCCGAACGCAGGGGACTGCGCATTCTGCACCGCTCGGGTGCACTGGCCTCGCTGATGGCCGACCGACGTGCCGTTGCGGTCGCCGGCACCCACGGCAAGACCACGACGACCTCGATGACGACCGTGGCGCTGCAGGCCTGTGGACTCGACCCGTCGTTCGTCATCGGGGGAGTCCTGTCGACCACGGGCACCAACGCCCATCTGGGGACCGGGGACGTCTTCGTCGCCGAAGCCGACGAATCGGACGGGTCGTTCCTGCTCTACGAACCGATGATCGGCATCCTCACCAACGTCGAGGCCGATCACCTCGACCACTACGGCACCCCCGAGAAAGTGCGGGAGGCATTCGTCGAATTCTGCACCGGGATCGGAGCCGACGGCGGCACGGTCATCGCCTGTGCCGACGACCAGGGGGCCCTCGACGTCGCCGAACATGCGAGGGAGCAGGGCACCTCCGTCATCCTCTACGGAACCTCCGAGGCGGCCGATGTCCGCCTGCGCGAATTCCGTTCAGGGCTGGTCTCCGAGTTCGTCCTCGACGTTCCGGGCCATGTGGACCCGCTGCCGGTGGCGCTGCGTCAGCCGGGAACCCACAATGCGCTCAACGCGACGGCCGCCATCGCCGTCGCGCACGCCCTCGACGCGGATGTGACCAAAGCGGCCGGCGGCCTCGGCGGCTACGGGGGCACCCGGCGCCGCTTCGAGGAGAGGGGCATCGCTGCCGGTGTCCGCGTCATCGACGACTACGCCCACCACCCGACAGAGCTGCGAGCGGTCCTCAGCGCCGCCCGCGGTGTCGTCACCGAGGAAGGACGTGTGTGGGCGATCTTCCAACCGCACCTGTACTCGCGGACGATGGAATTCCGCACCGAATTCGGTGAGGCGCTCGGATTGGCCGATGAGGTGGTCGTGCTCGATGTGTTCCCGGCCAGAGAGGACCCGGTGCCGGGGGTCACCGGTGCGCTCATCGCCGACCGGGTTCCGCACGAGAACGTGACCTTCATCGAATCATTCGGCGATGCGGTGCCCTATGTGGCCGCGCGCGTGCGACCCGGAGACCTCGTGCTGACCCTCGGGGCAGGGGATGTGACGATTCTCGGACCAGAGCTGCTGACCGCCTTGGAGGCCTGAACGCGATGGTGCCCCTTCCCGAGCCGCGCACCGACGACGATTCCACCGCGGACCTCACCGGGGTCATCCGCGCACGCCGCAAGCAGATCTGGCGCAACCGCCTCCTCGTGCTCGGCGTCGTGGTGGTCGTGCTCGTCTTCGCCGGCGTCGTCTGGTTCTCCCCGCTGCTGGCCCTGGACAAGGTCGGTGTCAAAGGCAGCGACCTGGTCGACAACGAGCAGATCTCGGACTCCGTGGTCAAGACCTTTGGAGGCACTCCGCTGCCACGGGTGCGGCCGGGTTCGGTGGAGAAAGACGTGCTCGAAG
The Brevibacterium marinum genome window above contains:
- the murC gene encoding UDP-N-acetylmuramate--L-alanine ligase → MSTAEIVPATELGAVHFIGIGGSGMSGIARIMVMNDVTVSGSDAKESAVVEVLRTLGARVEIGHTADNLGEADTLVISSAIRRDNPELVEAERRGLRILHRSGALASLMADRRAVAVAGTHGKTTTTSMTTVALQACGLDPSFVIGGVLSTTGTNAHLGTGDVFVAEADESDGSFLLYEPMIGILTNVEADHLDHYGTPEKVREAFVEFCTGIGADGGTVIACADDQGALDVAEHAREQGTSVILYGTSEAADVRLREFRSGLVSEFVLDVPGHVDPLPVALRQPGTHNALNATAAIAVAHALDADVTKAAGGLGGYGGTRRRFEERGIAAGVRVIDDYAHHPTELRAVLSAARGVVTEEGRVWAIFQPHLYSRTMEFRTEFGEALGLADEVVVLDVFPAREDPVPGVTGALIADRVPHENVTFIESFGDAVPYVAARVRPGDLVLTLGAGDVTILGPELLTALEA